From the Scatophagus argus isolate fScaArg1 chromosome 21, fScaArg1.pri, whole genome shotgun sequence genome, one window contains:
- the LOC124053132 gene encoding neuralized-like protein 2 has product MEPFPDQFMEFHPIHGTNVRLDHSGTQATRVESFANGVCFSKQPLKPGEIFLIEIEDKELGWCGHLRVGLTARDPRGLEVVPEYSIPDLTELGDSWVFAITRNHNKIIEDAEAEGVNEGPEPAWTDQC; this is encoded by the exons atggAACCCTTTCCTGACCAGTTCATGGAATTCCATCCCATCCATGGTACCAACGTCAGACTGGACCACTCTGGAACGCAGGCCACCAGAGTGGAGAGCTTTGCAAATGGAGTGTGTTTCAGCAAACAACCTCTGAAGCCCGGTGAGATATTTCTCATAGAGATTGAGGATAAGGAGCTGGGCTGGTGTGGCCACCTCCGGGTCGGCCTGACTGCCAGGGACCCCAGGGGCTTAGAGGTGGTACCTGAATACTCCATCCCGGACCTGACAGAGTTAGGAGACAGTTGGGTATTTGCCATCACTCGGAACCACAACAAGATCATAGAGGATGCTGAAGCAGAGGGTGTGAATGAGGGACCAGAACCTGCATG GACAGACCAGTGTTGA